The window TGTTCGGATCGTACGTGGCAACTATGCTGGCTACCATGGTACTGGGCCGCGAGATTGTATCACATGATGCTTTTGGCGGTATTGCCCCAGTTTTATTGCCGATGGTAATAGCCGGTTTAGGTTTGCTGTTCTCTATCGTTGGCGCTTCATTCGTGAAGATCAAAAACGAAACCGACAGCGTTCAGAAAGCATTGAACCTGGGTAACTGGATGTCTATCGTATTAACTGCGGTGGCCACCTTTTTTGTAGTGCGCTGGATGCTGCCTGAAGGCTATTTACATTTAATACGCGATGAAGATGCTACCGGCGCTGTTAAAGAAGGCGCGTTGGTTTTTGATAAAACCGGCGTATTCCTTTCTATTATGGTAGGTTTAATAGTAGGTACTTTAATGTCTATCATTACCGAATACTATACCGCTATGGGCAAACGCCCGGTGCTGAGCATTATCCGTCAATCATCAACCGGGCATGCAACCAACATTATTGGTGGTTTAGCTATCGGGATGGAATCGACCGTATTGCCGATCATTGTATTAGCAGGCGGTATTTATGGTTCATATCATTTTGCGGGTTTGTATGGTGTATCGGTTGCTGCAGCCGGTATGATGGCCACTACCGCTATGCAATTAGCTATCGACGCGTTTGGCCCTATTGCCGATAACGCCGGTGGTATTGCCGAAATGAGCCAACTGCCTGAAGAAGTTCGTCACCGTACAGATAACCTGGATGCTGTAGGTAATACTACTGCCGCTACCGGTAAAGGTTTCGCTATCGCGTCGGCGGCATTGACCTCACTGGCTTTATTTGCAGCCTTTGTGGGTGTTGCAGGTATCGAGCATATTGACATTTACAAAGCCGACGTTTTAGCCGGTTTATTTATAGGCGGTATGATCCCGTTCATCTTCTCGGCCTTGTGTATCTCGGCTGTAGGCCGCGCGGCTATGTCGATGGTGCACGAAGTACGCCGCCAGTTCCGCGAAATACCGGGCATTATGGAGCACAAAGCCAAACCCGAGTACGAGAAATGCGTGGAGATCTCAACCAAAGCCTCTATCCGCGAGATGGTTGCTCCGGGTTTGATCGCGCTGATCACCCCTATCATTATCGGTTTTGTATTCGGCCCTGAGGTATTAGGTGGTTTATTGGCTGGTGTTACCGTATCGGGCGTGCTGATGGGTATTTTCCAAAGCAATGCCGGTGGCGCGTGGGATAATGCTAAAAAATCATTCGAGAAAGGCGTGGAAATCAATGGCGAGATCTACTACAAAAAATCTGAACCGCACAAAGCTTCGGTTACAGGTGATACTGTAGGCGATCCGTTCAAAGATACTTCAGGCCCTTCAATGAATATCCTGATCAAGCTGATGTCTATCGTATCGCTGGTTATTGCGCCTCATCTGCATAAAGAAGTGAACCAAAACAAGCGGATACAAAAAGAGTTACAACAGCGCTCTATGATCACTCATGTGATACACGCTGATAAGAAAGCATAAATTGTTGCTGGTGGACAACACCAACAACGGCATTCAATCATAATAAAAATGGCCCCGAAAATCGGGGCCATTTTTATTATAGTACACTTTTGAAATGCCTTTTAGCAGATGATTACAAATTGCCCGCTAAAAAACTTTCTATCTGTTTACAACTAACCAGGAACGGTTTATGATCGATAACGATATTGACCTGCTGACCGTTAATGGTATAACTGCCGCTGATGTGGCTGCCCAATAAAGGTACGCGGATAGTCCCGGCGGTCTCATCGCCTTCAGCGGTGCCGCCCTGGGCGGTTACTTTCGATTTTAAAGTCTGGATCATCACGCTTGCCGGCTGGGCAAAATTGATGGTGAGGTTACATGCCATAGTAAATTATTAAGGCGCAATTGTACGGTTTTGTTTTGGATGATTAACACTTAAAAATATTTAGGTGTAAATACAGGCAGCCAAATATTAAAATACCAAGCAATATTTATTAACCACAATGATAAATACTAATATTATTAGATAATTGTTGATAAATATAGCCATTGTTAATAATTATCATAACCAATTATTACGATTACTACATAAATTAGCTAATGTTTAATATTAAATATATATAATTATGAGTAAGTATTATGTTAACAACCATGCACAAGCAAGTGGCGACCATGAGGTGCACAAAGAAGGTTGTAGTTGGTTAAATCAAGTAGTTAGTAAGACCTATTTGGGTGATTTCTCTAGTTGTTCTGGGGCTGTCACAGAAGCAAAAAAGACATATCCAACAGCCGACGGCTGTGCATATTGTTCACCATCATGCAATAAAGGTTAAATCATGAATAAAAAACAATCTTCACCAAAAGAAGCCAGTAAAGCTTCAAAGGTTTTACAAAATCCGAATTCTTCAAAAGTGGCAAAAAGCCTTGCAGGTTCTGTGTTATCACAAGCCAGTGGAAAGAAGAAATAGTATAACTTAATTTTATGGAAACTAACTGACTGCCCTTGATGATAAATCAAGGGCTTTATTATTTACAAAATTTAATTTTAACTGCCTTCCGTTACTGCCAGTGTCCTCTATTTGTTACGCCCACAAGGCCGGTAGATTATTAATCATCCTATGCGATTGCTATCGCTTAGCAATGACCATATGATTAAACAGCATTATCCGCTCAACCTAAACCTGATAATAGTGTAAACCCCGGAATGAAGCGCAGCGCAATGAGGAGTTGGAACGGATAGCGGGGCTGCCGGCTGTTATGAAAAACTGGCTTTCATTTACAAAACACTCTTTAACTTCATTGCGAAGAACAAAGCAATTGCAGAGCTATACAAAACCGATATACTCATCGGGAGATTGCTTCGTCCCTCGCAATGACGGGATGGTGATAGGGCTTAAGAGTTTTAACTTAAGACTTTACGACTTTCAACGCCCCACCTACATTTATTTCGGCATTTCGTATCCGTACTATCTATTCCTTAACCTGTTGGCCTCAAAAAGTACTATATAATTTTGTTTTAAAACTTGTTTGTTACAATGGCAGTTTTATCATATCAATAAAATTAATTAGGTTTGGAGAACATGAACAAACTTTACTTTAACTAAACAATGAAGTTATTTATTAAGAAACCTATTAAGCAACTGATGGCTGCATCGGCCGAAACAGAAAAAAGCTTAAAAAGAACACTGGGTGTCGGCTCGCTGATTGCCCTGGGTATTGGCGCTATTATTGGCGCGGGTATTTTTGTGCGTACAGCAGCGGCAGCAGGCGAACATGCTGGTCCGGCCGTTACTATCTCCTTTTTAATTGCAGCCGCAGGTTGCGCGCTGGCCGGTTTATGCTATGCCGAGTTTGCCAGTATGATCCCTATCGCCGGTTCGGCTTACACTTACAGCTATGCTACCATGGGCGAGTTCATTGCCTGGATCATAGGCTGGGATTTGGTGCTGGAATACGCCCTTGGCGCCGCTACCGTATCTATAGGCTGGGCACAGTATTTTAACGAATTTTTAGAAACTTTTTTCCATTTCCACATACCGTTCCAATGGTGCCATTCGCCGTTTGAAACCTCTATCACCACCGGCGGCATGTATGCCGACCAGGTAGGTGTGCATGGTATAGTTAACCTGCCTGCTATATTTATTATCCTGCTGCTTACACTGTTGCTGATAAAAGGCACGGCAGAATCGGCCGTGGTAAATAACATTATTGTAATTGTTAAAGTGGCCATTGTATTAATGATCATTACTCTGGGCTGGCATTTTATTAACCCGGCTAACCACACTCCTTACCTTATCCCTGCTGATAAAGGCAGTGTGGTAACCAGTACCGGCACCATAAATTACGGCGATACGTTTAACCACGGCTGGCTGGGTGTACTGCGCGGTGCAAGTGTGGTTTTCTTTGCCTTTATTGGTTTCGATGCCGTATCTACCGCAGCACAGGAAGCTAAAAACCCGCAAAAAGATATGCCTAAAGGCATCCTGATATCACTGGTGTTCTGTACCATCCTTTATGTGCTTTTCTCGCACGTATTAACCGGGTTAGCGCCTTATACCGATTTCCTGATCAAAGGTAAAGAAGCTTCTGTAACTTATGCTATTAAAACCTTTATGCCTGGTTATGGCTGGTTAGCTTCGCTGGTAACTGTGGCTATTTTGGCCGGGTTCTCTTCGGTTATCCTGGTGATGCTGATGGGGCAAACCCGTGTGTTCTACACCATGAGCACCGATGGCTTGATACCGTCAATTTTCTCTAAACTGCACCCTAAATTCCGCACGCCATACAAATCGCAGTGGTTATTCTTTGTGTTTGTATCGATATTTGCCGGCTTTATCCCCGACCGTATTGTTGGTGACATGGTAAGCATTGGTACCCTGTTTGCGTTTGTGCTGGTTTGTTTAGGCATAATGATACTGCGCAACACCGACCCGAACATCGAGCGTCCGTTTAAAACCCCTATGTATATGATCGTTTGCCCGCTGGGCGCCGCCATCTGTTTATGTATGATAGCAAGCGAAGGCTGGGAAAACTGGGCACGATTGATCGTGTGGTTGCTGATAGGCTTTGTGATTTACTTTGGTTATTCGGTTAAGCGCTCGCACGTACGTAAAGGCGTTATCGATATCCCTAAAGACCCGATCAACCCTAAATATGTGGAATAGTATTCCTATATAAATTTAACAAAAAAGGCCCTGATATATCAGGGCCTTTTTTGTTTGTAATAGCCAGAGATGTGTAACCTGCGGATCGATCACTCCATCGGATTATTATTCTTTTGACCAGCTATACTTTTTCATTGCATTTTTGTTTAGCTTTAACTTACACGCCTAAGAAACAGTTTTATGAGCTCATATTTTATCCTCGATCCCAAGCAGATCCTGTCTGTTACCATGATACTATTTGCCATTATTGATATTTTGGGCGCCATCCCCATTATTATCGATCTGCGGCAGCGCGTGGGCCATATCGAATCGGAGAAGGCCTCGGTAGCTGTTTTGGTGCTGATGGTGCTGTTCCTTTTTGTGGGCGAAGAACTGCTGAAAATTATAGGTTTAGATATACCCTCGTTTGCTATTGCCGGTTCGCTGGTGATATTTATTATCGCTATGGAAATGATACTGGGCATAAAGGTGTTTAAGGAAGAAGTTTCCTCTACAGCATCCATAGTCCCCCTCGCTTTCCCGCTGATAGCCGGCGCAGGCACCATGACCACCCTGCTATCGCTGAAATCGCAATATCAAACCCAAAACATTATTGTAGGTATTGTGCTGAATACTATTGTGGTTTACCTGGTGCTTAAAAATGTAAAATATTTAGAGCATTTATTGGGCAAAACCGGTTTAGATATTTTACGAAAAGCCTTTGGCATTATCCTTTTAGCCATAGCCATAAAACTATTCAGAAGCAATACACATTTGTAGCATTGCGAATTCAATTATTGGCGGGTTCAGATTTATAGTATTATCGGCCTTCTACGCTTAATCTATGGTTTTTATAGGGTACTTAAATACTGCAAAATAACCTTTGTGGCATAAATTAATTACTAATTTAGCAGCCCATTCGCCTTTATTATGTCGGTAATTGTACTTACTTTAATCATCCTTATCGGTGCTTATTTCGCCGGGCTGCTGGGTTCATTAACGGGCCTGGGCGGCGGGTTTATTATTATACCGCTGCTTACCCTGGGCCTGCATGTGAATATCCATTATGCTATCGGCGCTTCGCTTGTGTCGGTCATCGCTACTTCATCCGGCTCGGCGGCAGCCTATGTAAAAGAAGGGATCACCAATATACGTATCGGCATGTTTTTAGAGATAGCCACTACCATTGGGGCGCTAGCCGGTGCCATGCTGGCCCTGCATGTGCAAACGCATGTAATAGCCGTGATATTTGGATTAATACTTGCCTTTTCGGCTGTAATGTCGTTCATTAAAAAGGTGGAGGTAATAAATGCCGAAGGCAGCGCCGCGGCTACTGCGTTGCGGCTGAACAGTACGTTCCCCACCCCCAACGGACCTGTAAAATATGGTGTATGTAATGTTGGCGGCGGTTTTTTTATGATGGTGTTTGCCGGTTTGATATCAGGCTTGCTGGGTATAGGCTCAGGTGCGCTGAAAGTACTGGCCATGGATACCATTATGCGCATCCCTTTTAAAGTATCAACCACTACCAGTAATTTTATGATAGGCGTTACCGCGGCGGCCAGCGCGGTGGTGTATTTACAGCGCGGTTATATAGACCCGGGCTTATCCATGCCTGTAGTAGTGGGTGTATTATTAGGCGCGCTAAGCGGATCGAAAATACTGGTACATACCACCTCATCGGGCTGGTTGCGCTGGCTGTTTACTATTGTAGTGGGCATACTGGCATTCCAAATGATATACAACGGCTTAACGGGGAAAATATAATGGCGGCACAACCAAATTTTAAGGATAAGGATATGCAGGTGGCTATTGGCTGGGTGCTGCGTGTGGGGGTTATTGTATCAATAGCCGTAGTATTTTTTGGCGGGGTGGTTTATTTGTACCGGCACGGCCATAGCCTTACCAATTACAGTACATTTAATGGCGTCCCCGATTTTGTTAACCCCTCGGGCATTATTAACGGCATACTGGCCTTCAGGGGCAGGGCCATTATACAAGCAGGAATTTTATTGCTGGTAGCCACCCCGGTACTGAGGGTATGCTGCTCGGCAATTGGTTTTATTGCAGAAAAAGACTGGTTGTATACCGCTATAACTATCGCAGTGCTGCTGATCATCTTCATCAGCATGCTAACCGGGCATGCCGGTTAATTGGTGCCGGGATTAACGCGTTTCAAATCCTCGTTATTACCGGTAGTATGTTTACGTGCCGCTTTTACCGAACTTTTCCCAAAACGATAAGTAAAACTCAGGGAATATATCCGGGTTTCTCTCTTATCATATCCAACCATGTTTAAATTAGCATAATCCGTACTGTAGCGGTTACGGTCGGTATTAAAAATATCTTTTGCGGAAAAACTAAGGGTGGCACGTTTGTTAAACAACCTTTTGCTAAAGCTGGGCATAACACTATAGTTGGCCCTATAGTTATACATAGCATAAAATGTATTTACCTCGTAATCGGCATATAGTGCAAAAGTAAGGTCGGCAGGTAATTGTACTTGCTGATTAACCTTAAAAATGGCATCGGGGGTTGTTTTATTAAGGAGCCCGGCATAATCAACATAATGCTGCAAATTAGCATCAACATCAAAAAATGCCGACCACTTATCGTTAATGGTAACAGGGGCGGTAAGTTCAATGCCGTAGGTAGTAGCCTGTTTCAAATTTATTTTCCCGGTAATAAACAATCCCGAAATATCGCTTTGGGCGAAGTAGGTAAAATTGTTATAATCGCGCACAAAAGCAGCGTATAACTTAGCGCCGAATTTGTTTTTATAAGTATGTGTAATGCTAATATTATCCTGATATGATGGCTTTAAGTAAGCATTCCCTGTGGTAATGTTGTATCTGTCCTGGTACGCTATCAGTGGGTTTAAGTCGCTGTAATTAGGACGGTCAATACGCCTGTTATAATTAAATGTTAAGCTATGATTGGTGTTTAGTGTATAATTAAGCACCACCGTAGGGAAATAATCAGTATAACTACGTTTCACGCTAATGTGATAGTTAGGATTATCAGCGTCCGATCCGGTATGCTCTACGCGCATACCCAACAAGTAATTAAATTTGGCCGATGGTGTGGCTATATAATTGATATAAGCACTACTGATATTATCATTATAATTAAACTGACTGCTAATTAATGGGTTGGGCGTGTGCACATCGTTAACCACGTTATCAAAACGTTGAATATTATCGTTTGTTGCAATAATAGTTTTCAATCCTGCCTCCAAACGGCGCCCCTGTGATATCGGATTAATATAATCTACACGCCCCGAAATATTCATAATATGGGTTGGCGCTTCATTACGGTAAAACATAGGGTTGCCAGTAATATTAGTATGTACATTATACATCGTACTGTTCAAATCCTCGAACGAATTGCGGTTATATAAAAAGTAATCAGCATCGGCAGATATGGTTT of the Mucilaginibacter boryungensis genome contains:
- a CDS encoding amino acid permease, which codes for MKLFIKKPIKQLMAASAETEKSLKRTLGVGSLIALGIGAIIGAGIFVRTAAAAGEHAGPAVTISFLIAAAGCALAGLCYAEFASMIPIAGSAYTYSYATMGEFIAWIIGWDLVLEYALGAATVSIGWAQYFNEFLETFFHFHIPFQWCHSPFETSITTGGMYADQVGVHGIVNLPAIFIILLLTLLLIKGTAESAVVNNIIVIVKVAIVLMIITLGWHFINPANHTPYLIPADKGSVVTSTGTINYGDTFNHGWLGVLRGASVVFFAFIGFDAVSTAAQEAKNPQKDMPKGILISLVFCTILYVLFSHVLTGLAPYTDFLIKGKEASVTYAIKTFMPGYGWLASLVTVAILAGFSSVILVMLMGQTRVFYTMSTDGLIPSIFSKLHPKFRTPYKSQWLFFVFVSIFAGFIPDRIVGDMVSIGTLFAFVLVCLGIMILRNTDPNIERPFKTPMYMIVCPLGAAICLCMIASEGWENWARLIVWLLIGFVIYFGYSVKRSHVRKGVIDIPKDPINPKYVE
- a CDS encoding outer membrane beta-barrel family protein → MRISFGCFVAGFILLLCSSANSQNKFSGIQGQFVLPNKALNDTITVLLIHLPDSAIVNTTITKGKGLFRFNNVLPGTYAVSIHHPCYQKYASQSIVVSGSGLVSMGTITLHPDIINLKEVTITNPRAYIETRYDKTVLNVEKGIMAEGVSVLDVLGTAPGVRINSAGDVLLRGGQKASIAINGRILNLASADAAEQLKNMPSGSVNQIELITNPSAKYDATGAGGIVNIILKKGQDEGFNGSVTMGAGYGDFYKLTPSLALNYRTKKLNFFGNYAFNDNHTDHTINIDRYVGSTARYDEHYYNQQKIYSSTYNFGADYSIDDKHTLGFLVVGSFSNNFIDKNTVTTIGTSTAADSSLTTLAVLNRRINTINYNLNYSGILGKSNQTISADADYFLYNRNSFEDLNSTMYNVHTNITGNPMFYRNEAPTHIMNISGRVDYINPISQGRRLEAGLKTIIATNDNIQRFDNVVNDVHTPNPLISSQFNYNDNISSAYINYIATPSAKFNYLLGMRVEHTGSDADNPNYHISVKRSYTDYFPTVVLNYTLNTNHSLTFNYNRRIDRPNYSDLNPLIAYQDRYNITTGNAYLKPSYQDNISITHTYKNKFGAKLYAAFVRDYNNFTYFAQSDISGLFITGKINLKQATTYGIELTAPVTINDKWSAFFDVDANLQHYVDYAGLLNKTTPDAIFKVNQQVQLPADLTFALYADYEVNTFYAMYNYRANYSVMPSFSKRLFNKRATLSFSAKDIFNTDRNRYSTDYANLNMVGYDKRETRIYSLSFTYRFGKSSVKAARKHTTGNNEDLKRVNPGTN
- a CDS encoding DUF1634 domain-containing protein, with translation MAAQPNFKDKDMQVAIGWVLRVGVIVSIAVVFFGGVVYLYRHGHSLTNYSTFNGVPDFVNPSGIINGILAFRGRAIIQAGILLLVATPVLRVCCSAIGFIAEKDWLYTAITIAVLLIIFISMLTGHAG
- a CDS encoding MarC family protein; the encoded protein is MSSYFILDPKQILSVTMILFAIIDILGAIPIIIDLRQRVGHIESEKASVAVLVLMVLFLFVGEELLKIIGLDIPSFAIAGSLVIFIIAMEMILGIKVFKEEVSSTASIVPLAFPLIAGAGTMTTLLSLKSQYQTQNIIVGIVLNTIVVYLVLKNVKYLEHLLGKTGLDILRKAFGIILLAIAIKLFRSNTHL
- a CDS encoding sodium-translocating pyrophosphatase encodes the protein MDFLNTYLIYLIPVFGLIGILAMIVKSAWVTKQETGDANMNELAGYIADGAMAFLRAEWKILSYFVVVAGLLLAYSGTTVATSSPVIAISFLIGAFLSAFAGFVGMRIATKANVRTTQAAKTSLAQALKVSFTGGTVMGLGVAGLAVMGLGTLFIIFYTVYVKNTGGDVNHEAMAKALDVLAGFSLGAESIALFARVGGGIYTKAADVGADLVGKVEAGIPEDDVRNPATIADNVGDNVGDVAGMGADLFGSYVATMLATMVLGREIVSHDAFGGIAPVLLPMVIAGLGLLFSIVGASFVKIKNETDSVQKALNLGNWMSIVLTAVATFFVVRWMLPEGYLHLIRDEDATGAVKEGALVFDKTGVFLSIMVGLIVGTLMSIITEYYTAMGKRPVLSIIRQSSTGHATNIIGGLAIGMESTVLPIIVLAGGIYGSYHFAGLYGVSVAAAGMMATTAMQLAIDAFGPIADNAGGIAEMSQLPEEVRHRTDNLDAVGNTTAATGKGFAIASAALTSLALFAAFVGVAGIEHIDIYKADVLAGLFIGGMIPFIFSALCISAVGRAAMSMVHEVRRQFREIPGIMEHKAKPEYEKCVEISTKASIREMVAPGLIALITPIIIGFVFGPEVLGGLLAGVTVSGVLMGIFQSNAGGAWDNAKKSFEKGVEINGEIYYKKSEPHKASVTGDTVGDPFKDTSGPSMNILIKLMSIVSLVIAPHLHKEVNQNKRIQKELQQRSMITHVIHADKKA
- a CDS encoding sulfite exporter TauE/SafE family protein, with amino-acid sequence MSVIVLTLIILIGAYFAGLLGSLTGLGGGFIIIPLLTLGLHVNIHYAIGASLVSVIATSSGSAAAYVKEGITNIRIGMFLEIATTIGALAGAMLALHVQTHVIAVIFGLILAFSAVMSFIKKVEVINAEGSAAATALRLNSTFPTPNGPVKYGVCNVGGGFFMMVFAGLISGLLGIGSGALKVLAMDTIMRIPFKVSTTTSNFMIGVTAAASAVVYLQRGYIDPGLSMPVVVGVLLGALSGSKILVHTTSSGWLRWLFTIVVGILAFQMIYNGLTGKI